One stretch of Betaproteobacteria bacterium DNA includes these proteins:
- a CDS encoding 2-oxo acid dehydrogenase subunit E2 — MGAIREVLVPDIGDFSDIPVIEIVVKPGDRVKPEDALIVLESDKATLDVPAPFAGAVTKLKVRVGDRVSEGTAILELEAEEVAAEEAPAEQAAPEAARSEQVSATSGRAAPGAAPPASLPHASPAIRRFARELGVELDQVAGTGPAQRILKDDIQAFVRAALAGSAAAPGTAGSVPHPATHFDEADVTELEAFCSEIAAPMVDQAVEVTLTAFVLKAVAAALKAFPDLNAMVEGGAVVRQEGCHCGLTLASTRGRIVCVIRDVDLKGVVDLARESGALIVQAGNGAGDGATARVAFTLTSLADSAGTAFTPTIHAPGVAALGITRAQSRLVERDGKAATRRLLPLCLSYDSNVIDPDVAARFTGHLAALLADLRRVSL; from the coding sequence ATGGGTGCGATCAGGGAGGTACTGGTACCGGACATCGGGGATTTCAGCGACATCCCGGTGATCGAGATCGTCGTCAAGCCGGGCGATCGGGTGAAGCCGGAGGACGCCCTCATCGTCCTCGAATCGGACAAGGCGACGCTGGACGTGCCGGCGCCGTTTGCCGGCGCAGTGACGAAGCTCAAGGTCCGGGTCGGGGACCGTGTCTCGGAAGGCACGGCGATCCTCGAACTGGAAGCGGAAGAGGTTGCAGCCGAGGAAGCACCGGCAGAGCAGGCAGCGCCCGAGGCGGCACGGTCCGAACAGGTGTCCGCAACGTCCGGGCGGGCGGCGCCTGGCGCAGCGCCACCCGCGAGTCTGCCTCACGCGAGTCCTGCCATCCGTCGCTTTGCGCGCGAGCTCGGTGTGGAGCTCGACCAGGTTGCGGGAACCGGACCTGCGCAGCGCATCCTGAAAGACGACATCCAGGCGTTCGTCCGTGCGGCACTTGCCGGGTCGGCGGCGGCTCCCGGCACGGCGGGAAGCGTCCCCCACCCGGCCACGCATTTCGATGAGGCCGACGTCACGGAACTCGAAGCGTTCTGCTCGGAGATTGCGGCGCCGATGGTGGATCAGGCCGTGGAGGTCACCCTCACGGCCTTCGTGCTGAAGGCGGTCGCGGCAGCGTTGAAGGCTTTTCCCGATCTGAATGCCATGGTCGAGGGCGGGGCGGTCGTCCGGCAAGAGGGCTGTCACTGCGGACTCACGCTCGCATCGACGCGTGGACGCATCGTATGCGTCATCCGGGACGTAGATCTCAAGGGTGTCGTCGATCTGGCACGCGAGTCAGGTGCACTGATCGTCCAGGCCGGGAACGGGGCGGGCGATGGCGCGACCGCGCGCGTTGCCTTCACCCTCACCAGTCTTGCCGACTCGGCCGGCACTGCCTTCACGCCGACGATTCATGCCCCCGGCGTTGCCGCACTCGGCATCACGCGTGCGCAATCCCGGCTGGTCGAGCGCGATGGGAAGGCGGCGACGCGTCGGCTCCTGCCGCTGTGTTTGTCGTATGATTCAAACGTGATCGACCCCGACGTGGCAGCGCGGTTTACCGGGCACCTCGCTGCGCTACTGGCTGATCTCCGACGCGTGAGCCTCTAG
- the rng gene encoding ribonuclease G codes for MTEEILVNVTPQETRVTVMQQGVVQELHIERASSRGLVGNIYLGRVARVLPGMQSAFIDIGLDRAAFLHVADIWGNRHGGEESKPIEKLLAEGQNILVQVIKDPIGTKGARLSTQVSIAGRFLVYLPQESHIGISQRIEDEVERTHLRERLQQALPGDETGGFIIRTMAEAATIPELASDIDYLRRTWRGIREESVQASAPAPLYQDLNLSLRVLRDFVSDETARVLVDSRETHQKMLAFAQTYTRNFSERVEHYSGERPLFDLYAVEDEIERALARRVDLKSGGYLIIDQTEALTTVDVNTGGYVGGRNFDDTIFKTNLEAAQVIARQLRLRNLGGIIIIDFIDMDNEEHRGAVLSEFRKALARDRTRMSVNGFTALGLVEMTRKRTRESLAHVLCEACPTCQARGEVKTAQTVCYEILREILREDRQFNAREYRILAAQAVIDLFLDEESQSLAMLGDFIGKPISLQVENQYSPERYDVILI; via the coding sequence GTGACGGAAGAAATCCTGGTCAACGTCACGCCGCAGGAAACGCGTGTGACGGTGATGCAGCAGGGGGTGGTGCAGGAACTGCACATCGAGCGCGCGAGCAGCCGCGGCCTCGTCGGCAACATCTATCTCGGCCGCGTCGCGCGCGTTCTGCCCGGAATGCAGTCCGCGTTCATCGACATCGGGCTCGACCGCGCGGCCTTCCTGCACGTCGCCGACATCTGGGGCAACCGGCACGGCGGCGAGGAGTCGAAACCGATCGAGAAACTCCTCGCCGAAGGCCAGAACATCCTGGTGCAGGTGATCAAGGACCCGATCGGCACCAAAGGTGCACGCCTTTCCACGCAGGTGAGCATCGCCGGGCGTTTCCTCGTCTACTTGCCGCAGGAATCGCACATCGGCATCTCACAGCGGATCGAGGACGAGGTCGAGCGCACTCATCTGCGGGAGCGGTTGCAGCAGGCGCTGCCGGGTGACGAGACCGGTGGCTTCATCATCCGCACCATGGCGGAGGCCGCGACGATTCCGGAACTCGCCTCCGATATCGACTACCTGCGTCGCACGTGGCGCGGCATCCGCGAGGAATCCGTGCAGGCGAGTGCCCCGGCGCCTTTGTACCAGGACCTCAACCTGAGCCTGCGCGTGCTGCGCGACTTCGTCAGCGACGAGACCGCCCGTGTGCTGGTGGATTCGCGCGAGACGCACCAGAAGATGCTGGCGTTCGCACAAACGTACACGCGGAATTTCAGCGAGCGCGTCGAGCACTACAGCGGCGAGCGACCGCTGTTCGACCTCTATGCAGTGGAGGACGAGATCGAGCGCGCACTCGCACGCAGGGTCGATCTCAAGTCCGGAGGCTATCTCATCATCGATCAGACGGAAGCGCTCACCACCGTCGATGTGAACACGGGTGGCTATGTCGGTGGGCGCAATTTCGACGACACCATCTTCAAGACCAATCTTGAGGCGGCGCAGGTGATCGCGCGGCAACTGCGGCTGCGCAACCTGGGTGGGATCATCATCATCGACTTCATCGACATGGACAACGAGGAGCACCGCGGTGCCGTGCTCTCCGAGTTCCGCAAGGCACTGGCACGCGACCGTACGCGCATGTCGGTGAACGGCTTTACGGCACTCGGTCTCGTGGAGATGACGCGCAAGCGCACGCGCGAGAGTCTGGCGCACGTGCTGTGCGAGGCCTGTCCGACTTGCCAGGCACGGGGTGAAGTGAAGACTGCGCAGACGGTGTGCTACGAGATCCTGCGCGAGATCCTGCGCGAGGACCGTCAGTTCAACGCCCGCGAGTACCGCATCCTCGCCGCGCAGGCCGTGATCGATCTCTTTCTCGACGAGGAGTCACAGAGTCTGGCGATGCTCGGGGATTTCATCGGCAAGCCGATTTCGCTGCAGGTGGAGAATCAGTACTCCCCCGAGCGGTATGACGTCATTCTGATCTGA
- the maf gene encoding septum formation inhibitor Maf: MYLASRSPRRRELLKQIGVPFDVLLLREDPARGEDIDERMLDGESPQDYVTRIARAKAELGWVRVLQRRLRPNPVLGADTSVVVDGQALGKPEGRQDAERMLGLLAGCQHQVLSAVALCYRDLVEMRLSSTTVEFRALNEQEIRRYVATGEPLDKAGAYAIQGRGAAFVRSISGSYSGVMGLPLFETVELMQHFGFGVL, from the coding sequence ATTTACTTGGCGTCCCGCAGTCCACGCCGCCGCGAGCTCCTGAAGCAGATCGGTGTGCCGTTCGACGTGCTGCTGTTGCGCGAGGACCCCGCCCGTGGCGAGGACATCGACGAGCGCATGCTCGACGGGGAGAGCCCGCAGGACTACGTGACCCGCATCGCGCGCGCCAAGGCGGAACTCGGCTGGGTCCGGGTGCTGCAGCGGCGCCTGCGGCCGAACCCCGTTCTCGGTGCGGATACTTCGGTCGTCGTCGACGGGCAGGCGCTCGGCAAGCCCGAGGGCCGGCAGGACGCCGAGCGCATGCTGGGCTTGCTGGCGGGCTGCCAGCACCAGGTGTTGTCGGCGGTCGCGCTCTGCTATCGGGATCTCGTCGAGATGCGGCTCTCGTCGACGACGGTCGAGTTTCGCGCGTTGAACGAACAGGAGATTCGCCGCTACGTGGCCACCGGTGAGCCACTCGACAAGGCAGGCGCCTACGCTATCCAGGGCCGGGGCGCGGCGTTCGTTCGGAGCATTTCCGGGAGCTACTCCGGCGTCATGGGGCTGCCGCTCTTTGAGACGGTGGAACTGATGCAGCACTTCGGCTTCGGCGTTCTGTGA
- a CDS encoding type IV pilus twitching motility protein PilT: MDIAELLAFAVKNKASDLHLSSGLPPMIRVHGDVRRINLPAMEHKDVHGMVYDIMNDSQRKTYEENLECDFSFSIPNLARFRVNAFVQHRGAGAVFRTIPSKVLTLEDLKAPEIFKDISNQPRGIVLVTGPTGSGKSTTLAAMVNFINENEHGHILTVEDPIEFVHESKKCLINQREVGPHTLSFSNALRSALREDPDVILVGEMRDLETIRLALTAAETGHLVFGTLHTSSAAKTIDRIIDVFPAAEKEMVRAMLSESLRAVISQTLLKTKDGSSRVAAHEIMIGTPAIRNLIRENKIAQMYSAIQTGQQLGMQTLDQNLLDLVRRNVVSAAEARNRAMNKDMFVG, encoded by the coding sequence ATGGACATTGCCGAACTGCTCGCTTTCGCCGTCAAGAACAAGGCGTCGGACCTGCACCTGTCGTCCGGCCTGCCGCCGATGATCCGCGTGCACGGCGACGTACGCCGCATCAATCTTCCGGCCATGGAGCACAAGGATGTTCATGGCATGGTGTACGACATCATGAACGACAGCCAGAGGAAAACCTACGAGGAGAATCTGGAGTGCGACTTCTCGTTCTCCATTCCAAACCTGGCCCGCTTTCGCGTCAATGCCTTCGTGCAGCATCGAGGCGCAGGCGCCGTGTTCCGTACCATTCCCTCGAAGGTGCTGACGCTGGAAGACCTGAAGGCGCCGGAGATCTTCAAGGACATTTCGAACCAGCCGCGCGGGATCGTGCTGGTGACCGGACCGACCGGCTCCGGCAAGTCCACGACGCTGGCCGCGATGGTCAACTTCATCAACGAGAACGAGCACGGTCACATACTCACGGTCGAGGATCCGATCGAATTCGTTCACGAGTCGAAGAAGTGTCTCATCAACCAGCGTGAGGTCGGGCCGCATACGCTCTCCTTCTCGAACGCCCTGCGCTCTGCGCTGCGCGAGGACCCCGACGTCATCCTGGTGGGCGAGATGCGCGACCTGGAAACCATTCGCCTCGCTCTGACCGCGGCAGAGACCGGTCACCTCGTGTTCGGCACTCTGCACACGAGCTCCGCGGCGAAAACCATCGACCGGATCATCGACGTCTTCCCCGCCGCGGAGAAGGAGATGGTGCGTGCGATGCTGTCCGAGTCGCTGCGGGCGGTGATCTCGCAGACACTCCTCAAGACCAAGGACGGCAGCAGTCGCGTTGCCGCCCACGAGATCATGATCGGCACACCGGCGATCAGAAACCTGATTCGCGAGAACAAGATCGCGCAGATGTATTCGGCAATCCAGACCGGACAACAGCTCGGCATGCAGACGCTCGATCAGAACCTGCTGGATCTCGTCCGCCGCAACGTCGTGTCGGCTGCCGAAGCGCGCAACCGCGCAATGAACAAGGACATGTTCGTCGGCTGA
- a CDS encoding pyrroline-5-carboxylate reductase encodes MASALISGLLGKGFSGSQLQVVEVSAEARQRLRERFGIEARESLDAGFTSCECIVLAIKPQQLREVAGSLASYMHHQLLISIAAGIRTGDLSRWLGGYRRIVRAMPNTPAVLGCGMSALFAAPAANASERNLAESILSAVGETLWLTDEDTMDAVTAVSGSGPAYVYYFIEALDEAARRLGLDASSARLLTLQTVLGAARVAAECADDAATLRARVTSAGGTTERAIQRLEAADLKAIVARAVEAAAERSRELGAELGRRD; translated from the coding sequence ATGGCGTCAGCTCTGATCAGCGGCTTGTTGGGAAAGGGTTTTTCCGGCAGTCAATTGCAGGTCGTAGAAGTCAGTGCCGAGGCGCGCCAGCGCCTGCGGGAGCGCTTCGGCATCGAGGCGCGAGAGTCCCTCGACGCGGGCTTCACCTCGTGCGAGTGCATCGTGCTCGCGATCAAGCCGCAACAGCTGCGCGAGGTTGCGGGAAGTCTCGCGAGCTACATGCATCATCAATTGCTGATCTCGATTGCCGCCGGCATCCGCACCGGTGACCTGAGCCGGTGGCTGGGCGGCTATCGGCGGATCGTTCGCGCCATGCCCAACACGCCGGCCGTTCTCGGCTGCGGGATGTCAGCGCTGTTCGCCGCCCCTGCGGCAAATGCAAGCGAGCGCAATCTTGCAGAAAGCATACTGAGTGCGGTCGGTGAGACGCTGTGGCTCACCGACGAGGACACCATGGACGCCGTGACGGCCGTGTCGGGGAGCGGACCGGCGTATGTCTATTATTTCATCGAGGCACTGGACGAGGCCGCCCGGCGTCTAGGTCTCGATGCATCGTCGGCGCGCCTGCTCACACTGCAGACAGTCCTCGGTGCCGCCCGGGTGGCAGCCGAATGTGCGGACGACGCCGCGACGTTGCGCGCACGGGTGACATCGGCCGGTGGCACGACCGAACGCGCGATCCAGCGCCTTGAGGCCGCTGACCTGAAGGCTATCGTTGCACGCGCGGTGGAAGCCGCGGCGGAACGCTCGCGCGAACTCGGCGCCGAGCTTGGACGGCGCGACTAG
- the rsfS gene encoding ribosome silencing factor: MKPEETKQLTIEALEDVKGRDIVVLDTRRLSSLFDCMIIASADSSRQARAMSRRVQERVKARGAAILGVEGEQDGDWVLVDLGSVIVHIMHPATRAYYNLEELWGPQFLHSARRQAASS; this comes from the coding sequence ATGAAACCGGAGGAAACGAAGCAGTTGACGATTGAAGCGCTCGAGGACGTCAAGGGGCGCGATATCGTGGTGCTGGATACGAGGCGTCTGTCATCGCTCTTCGATTGCATGATCATCGCCAGCGCCGATTCGAGCAGGCAGGCTAGGGCCATGTCGCGGCGCGTGCAGGAGCGAGTCAAGGCGCGCGGTGCCGCAATTCTCGGGGTGGAGGGTGAGCAGGACGGCGACTGGGTCCTGGTGGATCTGGGCAGCGTGATCGTACACATCATGCACCCCGCGACCCGTGCCTACTATAACCTCGAAGAGCTGTGGGGGCCGCAGTTCCTCCACTCGGCGCGGCGTCAGGCCGCCTCAAGCTGA
- a CDS encoding DUF167 domain-containing protein produces the protein MAPTGKGTHSDPAPRSWYRRSGEKLTLSLYVQPGARRSEVAGLHDELLKVRIAAPAVDDRANTALIEFLSRAFDLPSSRIRIRAGQHARRKIVELDATGPAVEHRLTAWEQQ, from the coding sequence ATGGCCCCGACGGGTAAGGGCACCCATTCGGACCCCGCCCCGCGGAGCTGGTATCGACGAAGCGGCGAGAAGCTCACGCTTTCGCTCTACGTGCAACCGGGCGCCCGACGCAGCGAGGTAGCGGGCCTCCACGACGAGCTGCTGAAGGTCCGAATCGCCGCTCCTGCCGTTGACGACCGGGCCAACACCGCGCTGATCGAGTTCCTGAGCCGTGCCTTCGACCTGCCATCAAGCCGCATCCGCATTCGCGCGGGACAGCATGCCCGCCGCAAGATCGTGGAACTGGATGCAACGGGTCCCGCCGTCGAGCACCGATTGACCGCGTGGGAACAACAATGA
- a CDS encoding YggS family pyridoxal phosphate-dependent enzyme, with translation MSTLASALQTVRERIDRAARAAGRDPSDIQLLAISKAWPADRLREAWQAGQRAFGENYAQEGVQKIGQLSDLQIEWHFVGPIQSNKTRALAENFTWVHGVDRARIAERLSAARPPHLPPLDVCLQVNVSGEASKSGVAPEHASALARSVAAMPRLRLRGLMVIPRRECDQAAQRHWFRIARELKDRIVAEGTALDTLSMGMSDDLEAAVLEGATIVRVGTAIFGPRP, from the coding sequence ATGTCCACACTGGCTTCAGCCCTGCAAACTGTGCGGGAGCGGATCGATCGCGCGGCACGCGCCGCAGGCCGCGACCCATCCGACATCCAATTGCTCGCCATCAGCAAGGCATGGCCGGCAGACCGTCTCAGGGAAGCTTGGCAGGCGGGCCAGCGCGCCTTCGGCGAAAATTACGCGCAGGAGGGAGTGCAAAAGATAGGCCAGTTGTCTGATCTGCAAATCGAATGGCACTTCGTCGGACCCATTCAGAGCAACAAGACACGCGCTCTTGCGGAGAACTTCACCTGGGTCCACGGCGTCGATCGCGCGAGGATCGCAGAGCGACTGTCGGCGGCGCGTCCACCGCACCTTCCACCGCTCGATGTTTGTCTGCAGGTCAACGTGAGCGGCGAAGCCAGCAAGTCGGGTGTGGCTCCGGAGCATGCGAGCGCGCTCGCAAGAAGCGTCGCTGCGATGCCGCGGTTGCGCCTGCGCGGTCTGATGGTCATACCGCGACGCGAGTGTGACCAGGCCGCGCAGCGTCACTGGTTTCGCATCGCCCGCGAACTCAAGGACCGCATCGTCGCGGAAGGAACGGCACTCGATACCCTGTCGATGGGCATGTCGGACGATCTCGAAGCAGCCGTTCTCGAAGGGGCCACGATCGTTCGCGTTGGCACCGCGATCTTTGGTCCGCGTCCCTGA
- the nadD gene encoding nicotinate-nucleotide adenylyltransferase, with amino-acid sequence MPTKESVTGSARRWRVSEPASTGPVGILGGTFDPIHIGHLRLAEEIVDACKLAMVRFIPAAIPPHRATPRVTADDRREMARLAIADNPRFGLDDRELKRPGPSYTFDTLTELRREIGTTRPLCILLGADAFLDLAAWHRWRELFSLAHVVVAHRPGFSVDSWGQRMPQPLAREYETRRLMQPLATHWTPAGGIATVATTALDIAATRIRSGLEAGRSQRYLIPDSVLDYIEARGLYKEPDETGGNEAVDD; translated from the coding sequence TTGCCGACGAAGGAAAGCGTAACCGGTTCTGCCCGCCGCTGGCGGGTCTCCGAGCCGGCAAGCACGGGTCCCGTCGGCATTCTCGGCGGCACCTTCGATCCGATCCACATCGGACACCTGCGCCTTGCGGAGGAGATCGTCGATGCCTGCAAGCTCGCCATGGTACGCTTCATTCCCGCCGCGATACCGCCGCACCGCGCCACCCCGCGGGTCACCGCCGATGACCGCCGGGAGATGGCGCGTCTTGCGATCGCCGACAATCCGCGCTTCGGTCTGGATGACCGTGAGCTCAAGCGGCCGGGGCCGAGCTACACCTTCGATACCCTGACCGAGCTGCGCCGGGAGATCGGGACGACGCGCCCGCTTTGCATCCTCCTGGGGGCCGACGCGTTTCTCGATCTTGCGGCCTGGCATCGCTGGCGTGAACTCTTCTCGCTGGCGCACGTGGTCGTAGCACATCGACCGGGTTTTTCCGTGGATTCCTGGGGGCAACGCATGCCGCAGCCCCTGGCACGCGAATACGAGACGCGGCGTCTCATGCAACCGCTCGCCACGCACTGGACCCCGGCCGGCGGCATCGCCACCGTCGCCACGACGGCGCTCGACATTGCGGCCACGCGCATCCGCAGCGGGCTCGAAGCCGGACGCTCCCAGCGCTATTTGATCCCCGACTCCGTTCTCGACTATATTGAGGCGCGGGGCCTGTACAAGGAGCCGGATGAAACCGGAGGAAACGAAGCAGTTGACGATTGA
- the rlmH gene encoding 23S rRNA (pseudouridine(1915)-N(3))-methyltransferase RlmH → MRMTVIAVGHRMPAWVSAGFDEYARRLPREARLDLIEVRPVRRSPGVSVERAMAQEESRIDAAVPAGCQRVVLDERGVEMTSVGLAHRVESWLGNGHDVALVIGGADGLTETFRRSADLLLSLSRLTLPHGLVRVLLAEQLYRAISIMHNHPYHRE, encoded by the coding sequence ATGCGAATGACCGTCATAGCGGTCGGCCACCGCATGCCCGCCTGGGTGAGCGCCGGCTTCGACGAGTACGCCAGGCGGCTGCCGCGAGAGGCGCGGCTCGACCTGATCGAAGTGCGCCCGGTGCGGCGCTCGCCGGGCGTGAGTGTGGAACGCGCAATGGCGCAGGAGGAGTCACGCATCGATGCTGCGGTGCCCGCAGGCTGCCAGCGCGTGGTTCTGGACGAACGCGGGGTCGAGATGACGAGTGTCGGGCTCGCGCACCGGGTCGAGTCGTGGCTCGGCAACGGGCATGACGTGGCGCTCGTGATCGGCGGCGCCGACGGGCTGACCGAGACTTTTCGCCGCTCGGCCGACCTGCTGCTTTCGCTTTCGCGCCTCACCCTGCCGCACGGACTTGTGCGGGTGCTGCTCGCCGAGCAGTTGTATCGCGCGATTTCGATCATGCACAATCATCCCTATCATCGGGAGTAA
- a CDS encoding YggT family protein, with product MFGQAIGFLLDTAFSLFIFAALVRFFMQWSRTAYAHPFSRFVMAVTDFAVRPLRRIVPGLWGYDLASVVAAWLAAILLLTAMDFLGVRPLPSAGSPTVTGVVIVLLGTLYVVRMAIYLIMGLVLVLAVMSWVSPGSPAMFLLESLTRPFLRPLQGRLPLLGGVDLSPLIVFVICQLLLMLPVAALERLTLGMLIA from the coding sequence ATGTTCGGACAGGCCATCGGCTTTCTGCTCGATACCGCGTTCAGTCTTTTCATATTCGCCGCGCTGGTCCGATTCTTCATGCAGTGGAGCCGCACGGCGTATGCGCATCCCTTCTCGCGCTTCGTCATGGCGGTGACCGATTTCGCCGTCCGCCCCCTGCGACGAATTGTCCCCGGGCTGTGGGGATACGATCTCGCGAGCGTGGTCGCGGCGTGGCTCGCGGCGATCCTGCTCCTCACCGCGATGGATTTTCTGGGCGTGCGCCCGCTGCCGAGCGCAGGCTCACCGACGGTGACCGGGGTCGTGATCGTCCTGCTCGGCACGCTGTACGTCGTACGCATGGCCATCTATCTCATCATGGGTCTCGTCCTGGTCCTCGCGGTCATGAGCTGGGTGAGCCCGGGAAGTCCCGCCATGTTTCTGCTCGAGAGCCTGACCAGACCATTCCTGCGGCCACTCCAGGGACGCCTTCCCCTGCTCGGGGGTGTTGATCTTTCTCCTTTGATCGTTTTCGTGATCTGCCAGTTGCTGCTGATGCTGCCCGTCGCGGCACTGGAACGCCTGACGCTTGGCATGTTGATTGCGTAG
- a CDS encoding dynamin family protein, with the protein MSNSPLEQQVAQYSEWRQRLIQGIEAYQSWLDANGHADIQNALRIYDLVESLRQDRVTLAFVAEFSRGKTELINALFFANYKRRLLPSDVGRTTMCPTEIFYDPNEPPQIKLLPIETRKRNESIAALKRSPIDWVKLRLNLDSHEDMAQAMQELARSKVVGAQEARDLGLLEETGPETSTVMLRETDRVEIPAWRHAVINYPHPLLKNGLVILDTPGLNALGAEPELTLSMIPNAHAAVFVLAMDTGVTKSDLEVWQKYVQTFVPRRLAVLNKVDLLWDDLKGAAGISASIERQIDGTAQVLQLPRRHVFAVSAQKALLAKVRDDETLLARSGIKALERVLAEEIVPARQEILRAAVEREIGTMVESSLQTVENQLDAVRAELKELVQLSGKNRAVAKAMLTKLEADRGAYTAQVQGFKLASAGVIKQGGMLLTNLDSAFIEHILEQGREEIEGSWTTRGLMRAMQSLFEHYSAQSQKILKFSADVQKLVAGVYDRFHEGYGFALLVPPPLNLERHTVAMFALQKQVEDFCRDPVNVMTEKHFLVRRFYNGLVVQAREVFDGARTEVDAWLKSALGPLSMQIKEHEALLTRRIEGFRRVADDLSSLHGRIRDLDARKNVLRERHADLVGVKKVISSHENASAAINAA; encoded by the coding sequence ATGAGCAACAGTCCGCTGGAGCAGCAGGTCGCCCAGTACTCGGAGTGGCGGCAGCGCCTCATCCAAGGTATCGAGGCGTACCAGTCCTGGCTCGACGCCAACGGTCACGCCGACATTCAGAATGCGCTGCGCATCTACGATCTCGTCGAAAGCCTGCGCCAGGACCGCGTCACGCTGGCCTTCGTCGCGGAGTTCTCCCGCGGCAAGACCGAACTCATCAACGCCCTTTTCTTCGCAAACTACAAGCGACGGCTGCTGCCGTCCGACGTTGGCCGCACCACCATGTGTCCGACGGAGATTTTTTACGATCCAAACGAGCCGCCACAGATCAAGCTGCTGCCCATCGAAACGCGCAAGCGAAACGAGAGCATTGCCGCACTGAAGCGCTCGCCGATCGACTGGGTGAAACTCAGACTCAATCTCGATTCCCACGAAGACATGGCGCAGGCCATGCAGGAACTGGCGCGCTCGAAGGTGGTAGGCGCGCAGGAAGCGCGCGACCTCGGGCTGCTCGAGGAAACGGGCCCCGAGACTTCTACCGTGATGTTGCGCGAAACGGACAGGGTCGAGATCCCTGCCTGGCGTCACGCGGTTATCAACTACCCGCACCCGTTGCTCAAGAACGGCCTCGTCATCCTCGACACGCCGGGCCTGAACGCTCTCGGCGCGGAGCCCGAGCTCACGCTCTCGATGATTCCGAATGCGCACGCGGCGGTCTTCGTGCTGGCGATGGACACCGGTGTGACGAAATCCGATCTGGAGGTCTGGCAGAAGTATGTCCAGACCTTCGTGCCACGACGTCTCGCCGTACTGAACAAGGTCGATCTGCTGTGGGACGATCTCAAGGGAGCGGCCGGCATCTCCGCCAGCATCGAGCGTCAGATCGACGGCACCGCGCAGGTCCTGCAGCTGCCGCGACGACACGTCTTCGCCGTGTCCGCGCAGAAGGCGCTGCTCGCCAAGGTGCGCGACGATGAAACGCTGCTTGCGCGCAGCGGCATCAAGGCGCTCGAACGGGTCCTCGCCGAGGAGATCGTGCCGGCCAGACAAGAGATCCTGCGCGCCGCGGTCGAGCGGGAGATCGGAACCATGGTCGAATCCTCGCTGCAGACCGTGGAGAATCAGCTCGACGCCGTCCGCGCGGAACTCAAGGAACTCGTGCAGCTCTCGGGCAAGAACCGGGCCGTGGCGAAGGCGATGCTCACCAAACTGGAAGCCGATCGCGGCGCATACACGGCGCAAGTGCAGGGATTCAAACTCGCCTCCGCCGGCGTCATCAAGCAGGGCGGCATGCTGCTCACGAACCTCGACTCCGCGTTCATCGAGCATATCCTCGAACAGGGCAGGGAGGAGATCGAAGGCAGTTGGACCACCCGCGGCCTGATGCGCGCCATGCAATCGCTGTTCGAGCACTACTCGGCACAGAGCCAGAAGATCCTCAAGTTCTCCGCCGACGTGCAGAAGCTGGTTGCCGGCGTCTACGACCGCTTCCACGAAGGCTATGGCTTCGCGCTCCTGGTGCCGCCCCCGCTCAATCTCGAGCGCCATACGGTCGCCATGTTCGCCCTGCAGAAGCAGGTCGAGGATTTCTGCCGCGACCCCGTCAACGTCATGACCGAGAAGCACTTCCTGGTGCGCCGCTTCTACAACGGACTCGTCGTGCAGGCGCGGGAGGTGTTCGACGGTGCGCGTACCGAGGTGGACGCGTGGCTCAAATCCGCCCTGGGTCCGCTTTCGATGCAGATCAAGGAGCACGAGGCGCTGCTTACCCGCAGGATCGAGGGTTTTCGTCGAGTGGCTGATGACCTGAGCAGTCTCCACGGACGCATCCGGGACCTCGACGCGCGCAAGAACGTGCTGCGTGAGCGACACGCCGATCTCGTCGGCGTGAAAAAGGTGATCTCCAGCCACGAGAACGCGTCAGCAGCGATCAACGCCGCGTGA